A region of Chloracidobacterium sp. DNA encodes the following proteins:
- the bamD gene encoding outer membrane protein assembly factor BamD encodes MFFLTKKIVFLSVLVMIGLVATGLGQAKPGDGTASQRLDVMGQKLTIMRRSLNSLVSVLKDENKADKSKKDEKEKPDTPLNRLIALEKDAARLQSDVNSLKGKVDRGEKVENSEVDSIEQSVAELQIRVEAAQLETATTRALPTSNVGKPRDKKKKGKFLGIFGSGDSDEYEDLIGSVSPGRDRELFIVATREVRKKSYDVGRLLFQTIITTYPDSPYLPMSKLAVGDSFFLEGSTSALIQAVAAYQDWLTFFPTHPLADRVVLKIAESEMRQIGLPDRDATRAKRAETRLKALLQQYPNSFLKPEAEQRLRQVQDNLGLHNLLIANYYYTLSIEQKKGGLKGAQSRYREIIDKYPNFCFQDETLYKLAVTYQIEEETDQAAKYYQRIVSDYPNSDYLERSTEQLKLIGATVPETNSERLNVTPCAQPSFFQNFKNELFGIYPMTIDKDGVLISKDFDKEKFELIDQIIENQGDILSNQIPQALTTIIPDRQPTPATLAPGGQK; translated from the coding sequence ATGTTTTTTCTTACAAAAAAGATCGTTTTTCTTTCGGTATTGGTGATGATCGGTCTAGTTGCAACGGGACTTGGGCAAGCCAAACCAGGTGATGGAACAGCTTCACAGCGTCTCGACGTAATGGGGCAGAAGCTTACGATTATGCGCCGTTCACTGAATAGTCTTGTTTCGGTATTAAAGGATGAGAATAAAGCCGACAAGTCAAAGAAAGACGAAAAGGAAAAACCTGACACTCCATTAAACCGTCTGATCGCTCTCGAAAAAGACGCTGCCCGGCTACAGTCTGACGTAAATTCGCTCAAAGGTAAGGTCGATCGTGGTGAAAAAGTTGAAAATAGTGAGGTCGATTCGATCGAACAGTCTGTAGCCGAACTGCAGATAAGAGTAGAGGCGGCTCAATTAGAGACAGCGACAACACGAGCGCTGCCAACCTCCAATGTAGGAAAGCCGAGGGATAAAAAGAAGAAAGGGAAATTCTTAGGTATTTTTGGTAGTGGCGATTCGGATGAATATGAGGATCTCATAGGAAGTGTGTCGCCGGGCCGTGATCGCGAGCTTTTTATTGTTGCTACTCGTGAAGTGCGTAAAAAAAGCTATGACGTCGGGCGGCTTCTTTTCCAGACGATCATCACGACCTATCCTGACTCACCGTACCTGCCGATGTCGAAGCTTGCTGTAGGTGACTCCTTCTTTCTTGAAGGTTCAACAAGTGCGCTTATTCAGGCTGTCGCAGCATATCAGGATTGGCTGACATTTTTTCCGACGCATCCTCTTGCGGACAGAGTCGTTTTGAAAATAGCTGAATCAGAAATGAGGCAGATAGGTTTGCCGGATCGTGACGCGACGAGAGCAAAGCGTGCCGAAACAAGGTTAAAGGCTCTTCTTCAGCAATATCCAAATTCATTTCTTAAGCCGGAAGCTGAACAGCGTCTGCGTCAAGTTCAAGATAATCTTGGGCTGCACAACCTGCTGATAGCAAATTATTATTACACCCTGTCAATCGAACAGAAAAAAGGAGGGCTGAAAGGTGCTCAGTCGCGTTACCGCGAAATCATAGACAAATATCCAAATTTCTGTTTTCAGGACGAGACCCTCTATAAATTAGCCGTTACATACCAGATCGAGGAAGAGACCGATCAGGCGGCTAAGTATTATCAGAGAATAGTCAGCGATTATCCGAACAGCGATTATTTAGAACGATCGACAGAACAGTTGAAATTGATCGGGGCGACTGTTCCGGAAACAAACTCGGAAAGGCTGAATGTCACGCCGTGCGCCCAGCCTTCGTTCTTTCAGAATTTTAAAAATGAACTATTCGGCATATATCCGATGACAATCGACAAGGATGGCGTTTTGATCTCAAAAGACTTTGATAAAGAGAAATTTGAGCTTATAGATCAGATCATTGAAAATCAGGGCGACATTTTAAGCAACCAGATCCCGCAAGCGTTGACGACGATCATTCCCGATCGGCAACCCACTCCGGCAACATTGGCCCCCGGAGGTCAGAAATAA
- the rpe gene encoding ribulose-phosphate 3-epimerase: MFEIAPSILSADFTKLGEAIASVRSGGANILHVDVMDGHFVPNITIGLPVVKSIRKATDMTIDAHLMIEEPGRYAVEFVTAGADMVSVHVEADVHLQRTLTAIKNAGAKAGIAINPATPIECLTEALPYADFVLLMSVNPGFGGQKFIPTMLDKLRRLKEMIDARGLLTEIEIDGGIDASNISEIAAAGANIVVAGSAVFSQGDPAAAVTKLIEKGTVWV, translated from the coding sequence ATGTTTGAAATAGCTCCGTCGATACTTTCGGCAGATTTTACAAAGCTTGGAGAGGCGATCGCTTCGGTCAGATCAGGCGGTGCAAATATACTGCACGTCGATGTGATGGATGGCCATTTTGTGCCGAATATCACTATCGGACTTCCGGTCGTTAAATCGATCCGGAAGGCAACGGATATGACTATCGACGCGCACCTGATGATCGAGGAGCCCGGACGTTATGCTGTCGAATTCGTCACAGCAGGGGCAGATATGGTCTCCGTTCACGTTGAGGCGGACGTTCATCTTCAGCGGACACTGACCGCGATTAAGAATGCCGGTGCAAAGGCGGGAATTGCTATAAATCCGGCTACGCCGATCGAATGTTTAACGGAAGCATTGCCTTATGCGGACTTTGTTTTATTGATGTCGGTGAATCCGGGCTTTGGCGGTCAGAAATTTATACCGACGATGCTGGATAAGCTGAGGCGGCTAAAGGAAATGATCGATGCTCGCGGGCTTTTGACCGAGATCGAGATCGACGGCGGGATTGATGCATCAAACATTAGCGAAATCGCCGCTGCGGGTGCAAATATCGTGGTCGCAGGTTCGGCGGTATTTTCTCAGGGCGATCCCGCGGCGGCCGTTACCAAGCTTATCGAAAAGGGAACCGTGTGGGTTTAA
- a CDS encoding PASTA domain-containing protein, producing MSIIKSGFSVLGRLAAMGLLAVAFLFGLATVVYMSLQGSEVQVPEITGKVFSDSERELAALGLKIKKRADRNSPEAINTVIEQLPKPGETVKTGQMILVVTSKGEGENGDKNTLKKLPEEDDSEKIEEMIDDKPKKSKSNSNSSRKKADTTRDVTGNNTDTNSNSNSDSNSQSSNSNKKETGSNNNSSEKSNKNAQTPDKKGQPTSGPKPSGEIRPKPQRP from the coding sequence GTGAGCATAATTAAGTCAGGATTCTCAGTTTTAGGGCGTTTGGCGGCGATGGGTCTGCTTGCGGTCGCATTCCTTTTTGGGCTCGCAACTGTTGTCTATATGTCGCTCCAGGGATCCGAAGTTCAGGTGCCGGAGATAACGGGCAAGGTCTTTTCTGATAGTGAAAGGGAACTCGCTGCTCTCGGTTTAAAGATCAAAAAGCGGGCAGATCGCAATAGCCCGGAAGCGATCAACACGGTCATTGAGCAATTACCAAAACCTGGAGAGACTGTAAAGACCGGGCAGATGATACTCGTAGTTACCAGCAAAGGTGAAGGCGAAAACGGCGACAAAAACACGCTTAAGAAGTTACCGGAAGAGGACGATTCGGAAAAGATAGAGGAGATGATCGACGACAAACCGAAAAAGTCCAAATCCAATTCAAATTCATCACGGAAAAAAGCCGACACTACGCGCGATGTGACGGGAAATAATACGGATACGAACTCTAACTCCAATTCTGATTCAAATTCGCAGTCCTCAAATTCGAATAAAAAAGAAACTGGGTCAAACAATAATTCCAGTGAGAAATCTAATAAGAATGCTCAGACTCCCGACAAAAAGGGACAGCCGACTTCCGGGCCGAAGCCGTCCGGTGAGATTCGGCCTAAACCACAGCGACCATAG
- the rsmB gene encoding 16S rRNA (cytosine(967)-C(5))-methyltransferase RsmB, with the protein MKVSPARLAAFNVLLRIETERSFSSVLLPAYEAELSAPDRALCHELTLGTLRRQMYLDRVIDHCSKGKKLDNAVRVALRLGVYQLLFLDKIPAYSAVDESVNLVQIAKKTSAKGFVNAILRRVTKERPELVFKDEVERLSIETSHPRWLIEKWIDEFGFEQAEQLASANNQAGGHAFRLLGETRSDTFNSRRSEFVEGCYLTDRIDSNLIAAAEKHEIYFQDEGSQMIGWSVKVPAGGNFLDVCAAPGGKTGLIANRHAPSVGIAVAGDLYWQRVVGLRDNCRRQGVGDIPVVQCDAEKVLPFADNSFDAILIDAPCSGTGTIRHNPELRYFINPDDITELSNKQLAILENASKLVKSGGWMIYSTCSLEKEENEMVCGRFLNENSNFQLALPDVPDRFLTNEGFARMFPHRDGMDGFFIAEFRKN; encoded by the coding sequence ATGAAGGTCTCACCGGCTCGCCTTGCCGCATTCAATGTTCTTTTGCGAATAGAGACCGAAAGATCGTTTTCGTCTGTTCTATTGCCTGCCTATGAAGCTGAATTGTCAGCTCCTGATCGTGCATTGTGTCATGAATTAACGCTTGGCACGTTGCGTCGTCAGATGTATCTCGACCGCGTGATCGACCATTGTTCGAAAGGTAAGAAACTGGATAATGCTGTGCGGGTTGCTCTTCGGCTTGGCGTATATCAGCTGCTGTTTCTCGACAAGATTCCCGCCTATTCTGCAGTGGACGAAAGCGTAAATCTTGTTCAAATTGCAAAGAAAACATCGGCGAAAGGTTTTGTAAATGCGATCCTTCGGCGAGTGACGAAAGAAAGACCGGAACTCGTATTCAAAGACGAGGTGGAGCGTTTGAGTATCGAAACTTCGCACCCACGTTGGCTGATCGAGAAATGGATTGATGAGTTCGGCTTTGAACAAGCGGAACAATTGGCGTCAGCTAACAATCAAGCCGGTGGACATGCGTTTCGTTTGCTCGGTGAGACAAGATCAGACACGTTTAATTCTCGGAGGTCCGAATTTGTCGAAGGATGCTATTTGACGGATAGGATCGACAGCAATTTGATTGCTGCTGCTGAGAAGCATGAAATCTATTTTCAGGATGAAGGGTCGCAGATGATCGGCTGGTCGGTCAAAGTTCCGGCTGGCGGCAATTTTCTGGATGTGTGCGCTGCTCCAGGAGGCAAGACGGGGCTTATTGCGAATCGACATGCTCCGAGTGTCGGCATTGCGGTTGCCGGTGATCTGTATTGGCAGCGAGTAGTTGGATTACGCGACAATTGCCGGCGACAGGGCGTTGGCGACATTCCTGTCGTTCAATGTGACGCTGAAAAGGTACTGCCATTTGCAGACAACAGTTTTGATGCAATTTTGATTGATGCTCCTTGCTCAGGGACTGGCACGATTCGTCATAATCCGGAACTTCGGTACTTTATCAACCCCGACGACATTACTGAACTATCTAATAAACAACTCGCAATATTGGAAAACGCATCAAAACTCGTAAAATCAGGCGGATGGATGATCTATTCGACATGCTCGCTTGAGAAGGAAGAAAACGAGATGGTTTGCGGTAGATTTTTGAATGAAAATAGCAATTTTCAATTAGCTCTACCTGACGTGCCGGATCGTTTTCTTACGAATGAAGGGTTTGCCCGCATGTTTCCGCATCGTGACGGAATGGACGGGTTTTTCATTGCCGAGTTTCGTAAAAATTAG
- a CDS encoding methionyl-tRNA formyltransferase — translation MKIVFMGTPKAAVPSLEKILLDGHEVVAVYTQPDRPSGRGNKIVFSPVKEFAIEKGLAVFQPLKIKTPETLETFRSHNADLAVVVAYGRILPETYLSAYPNGAINVHFSLLPKYRGAAPVNWAIVNGEKNTGVTTMRMDEGLDTGDILQQNSTNIGNDETAVELMERLSISGAELLSGTLTNLATLTPVAQDESQATFAPLMKREDGQIDWRLSAREIADRIRGFQPFPSAFTHFQQLRLTLWRAHVYAMENEGHFAEGEVIKVDGQLVIGCGNGSSLLVEELQLEGKRRLPTRDFLNGVKLRKGEILGRASYGE, via the coding sequence ATGAAGATTGTATTCATGGGAACGCCAAAAGCGGCTGTGCCGTCGCTGGAAAAGATATTGCTGGACGGGCATGAGGTCGTGGCAGTTTATACACAGCCTGACAGGCCTTCGGGGCGCGGAAATAAGATCGTTTTCTCGCCTGTGAAGGAATTTGCGATTGAGAAAGGACTAGCGGTATTTCAGCCGCTGAAGATCAAAACGCCGGAGACTCTTGAAACATTTCGATCTCACAACGCCGATTTGGCTGTCGTAGTTGCTTACGGCCGCATCTTACCGGAAACTTATTTAAGTGCTTATCCAAACGGAGCGATCAATGTGCATTTTTCGCTCTTACCGAAATATCGTGGTGCTGCTCCGGTTAATTGGGCGATCGTTAATGGCGAAAAGAATACCGGCGTAACGACGATGCGGATGGACGAGGGACTGGACACCGGGGATATTCTGCAGCAAAACTCAACGAACATTGGCAATGACGAGACTGCTGTAGAGTTAATGGAAAGACTGTCGATCTCAGGAGCGGAATTGCTGTCGGGAACGCTTACGAATTTGGCAACGTTGACGCCGGTCGCACAGGATGAATCGCAGGCGACTTTTGCGCCCTTAATGAAAAGGGAAGATGGACAGATCGATTGGCGACTAAGTGCACGGGAGATAGCAGATCGCATTCGCGGTTTTCAACCATTTCCGAGTGCGTTCACACATTTTCAGCAATTGCGTTTGACGCTTTGGCGAGCGCATGTCTACGCAATGGAAAACGAAGGCCACTTCGCTGAGGGCGAAGTTATTAAAGTGGATGGTCAACTCGTGATCGGCTGCGGCAATGGTTCGAGTTTGTTGGTCGAGGAATTACAGCTAGAGGGTAAACGGCGGTTGCCGACGCGCGATTTTCTTAATGGTGTAAAATTACGTAAAGGCGAGATTTTAGGTCGAGCATCTTATGGAGAGTGA
- the pruA gene encoding L-glutamate gamma-semialdehyde dehydrogenase: MQTQRTLDEFRNEPFTDFSTPENAEAMKAAIEKVRGELGREYPIIIDGENISLESKFQSINPSKTSEIVGVFSEGDTNTDLVEKAITAATKAFASWRNVPAETRADYLFKVADIMRERKHELSAWMVFEVSKTWAEADGDTAEAIDFCEFYGREMLRWAKEQPVTPYPGEKNRFEYIPLGVGAVIPPWNFPLAIMAGMTMAAVVSGNTVVLKPSSDSPTIAAKFMEIVEEAGLPKGVVNFISGSAKTGEAMVTHPKTRFISFTGSKGVGLHINEEAAKARPGQIWIKRVVAEMGGKDAIVVADDAADLDAVASGVVAAAFGFQGQKCSACSRLIVDEKVHDELMEKIVALTKDLKIGLPTEGDTNVSAVINRRSFDTTLGYIKKGIDEGGKVLTGGSGDDSKGFYIEPTIIDNVAPGATIEQEEIFAPVLAVIKARDFDHALEIANDTEFGLTGALYSASQERLDRACREFHVGNLYLNRKCTGALVGVHPFGGFNMSGTDSKAGGREYLLQFMQGKSIAQKI; encoded by the coding sequence ATGCAAACACAAAGAACATTGGACGAATTTAGAAACGAACCATTTACAGATTTTTCGACGCCGGAAAATGCGGAAGCGATGAAAGCGGCTATCGAAAAAGTGCGTGGCGAACTCGGGCGCGAATATCCCATAATTATTGACGGCGAAAACATCTCGCTCGAATCAAAATTCCAGAGCATCAATCCATCCAAAACTTCTGAGATTGTTGGAGTTTTCTCCGAAGGCGATACGAATACTGATCTTGTAGAAAAGGCGATCACTGCTGCGACAAAAGCATTTGCTTCATGGCGAAATGTGCCTGCGGAGACGCGGGCGGATTATCTTTTTAAGGTTGCGGACATTATGCGGGAGCGCAAACACGAGCTTTCGGCTTGGATGGTGTTTGAAGTTTCTAAGACCTGGGCTGAGGCTGATGGCGACACGGCTGAAGCAATAGATTTTTGCGAGTTTTACGGCCGTGAGATGCTTCGTTGGGCCAAGGAACAGCCGGTTACGCCTTATCCGGGCGAGAAGAACAGATTTGAGTATATTCCGCTGGGTGTCGGTGCGGTGATTCCTCCGTGGAATTTCCCGCTCGCGATCATGGCTGGAATGACGATGGCTGCCGTAGTTTCAGGAAACACCGTTGTTCTTAAACCTTCGTCTGATTCGCCAACCATTGCTGCGAAGTTTATGGAGATCGTCGAGGAAGCTGGGCTTCCAAAAGGCGTTGTGAATTTTATAAGTGGTAGTGCGAAGACGGGCGAAGCGATGGTCACTCATCCGAAAACGCGTTTCATTTCGTTTACCGGTTCAAAAGGCGTGGGTCTACATATCAATGAAGAGGCTGCAAAAGCGCGACCGGGACAAATTTGGATCAAACGCGTTGTCGCCGAAATGGGTGGCAAAGACGCGATCGTTGTCGCCGATGATGCTGCGGATCTTGACGCGGTTGCAAGCGGTGTTGTCGCGGCTGCGTTTGGGTTTCAGGGTCAGAAGTGTTCGGCGTGCTCGCGGTTGATCGTTGACGAAAAAGTTCACGATGAACTGATGGAAAAGATCGTTGCTCTAACCAAAGATCTCAAGATAGGCCTGCCGACTGAAGGAGACACAAATGTCTCGGCTGTTATCAATAGACGCTCGTTCGACACAACGCTCGGATATATTAAGAAAGGTATTGACGAAGGCGGCAAAGTTTTGACCGGCGGCAGTGGCGACGATTCAAAAGGCTTTTATATCGAGCCGACTATTATTGACAACGTTGCTCCTGGGGCGACGATCGAACAGGAAGAAATTTTTGCTCCTGTACTTGCAGTTATAAAGGCACGAGATTTCGATCACGCGCTTGAGATCGCGAATGATACCGAGTTCGGATTGACCGGGGCGTTGTATTCTGCATCACAGGAAAGGCTCGACCGCGCATGCCGTGAGTTTCATGTCGGTAATCTTTATCTGAACCGCAAATGTACCGGAGCTTTGGTCGGCGTCCACCCATTCGGTGGGTTTAATATGAGCGGAACGGATTCGAAGGCAGGCGGACGGGAATATCTGCTGCAATTCATGCAGGGTAAGTCCATCGCTCAGAAAATATAG
- the def gene encoding peptide deformylase, with translation MSLLSIVHYPEPVLLSVGKPVGEDEFNGELEALVADMFETMENAGGVGLAAPQIGVSKRLFVMDTPVEDGDNERHVLINPEIVRVEGEQVGDEGCLSFPGLFQTVKREMRVIARARNVKGKEFELDVTNLAARCILHETDHCDGIVFLDRMTTLKREMAKRKIKRLQKTGKWN, from the coding sequence ATGTCACTGCTTTCGATAGTTCACTACCCTGAGCCGGTATTGCTGTCGGTCGGGAAGCCGGTCGGGGAAGACGAGTTCAACGGTGAACTCGAAGCACTTGTCGCGGATATGTTCGAGACCATGGAAAACGCGGGCGGCGTTGGGCTTGCGGCTCCGCAGATTGGTGTTTCGAAGCGGCTTTTTGTTATGGATACGCCTGTTGAGGATGGTGATAATGAGCGTCATGTGCTTATTAATCCTGAAATAGTTCGGGTCGAGGGCGAACAGGTCGGTGACGAAGGCTGTCTTTCGTTTCCGGGACTGTTTCAAACTGTAAAAAGGGAAATGCGTGTTATTGCTCGTGCAAGGAATGTAAAGGGTAAGGAATTTGAGCTGGATGTGACAAATCTCGCGGCACGATGCATTCTGCACGAGACGGATCATTGCGACGGCATCGTTTTCTTGGATCGAATGACAACACTCAAGCGGGAAATGGCTAAGCGAAAGATCAAAAGATTACAGAAAACGGGGAAATGGAATTAG
- a CDS encoding heme-binding domain-containing protein: MKKVIKILAIIIVGVLVVIQFFRIDKSELPVNPSETLEAAVSVPPDIKLILGRSCNDCHSNKTVYPWYANIQPAGWFLKSHIDDGKRHLNFSVFNTYAAKKKAHKLEELCEMVESKQMPLPSYLWIHRDAVLKDTEAKALCDWANQEKAKIPEA; the protein is encoded by the coding sequence ATGAAAAAAGTAATTAAAATATTGGCAATTATCATTGTCGGAGTGTTGGTGGTCATACAGTTTTTCAGGATCGACAAAAGTGAACTTCCGGTCAATCCAAGTGAAACGCTCGAAGCGGCCGTCAGTGTGCCGCCAGACATCAAGCTGATATTGGGCCGTTCGTGTAATGATTGCCATTCGAATAAGACCGTTTATCCGTGGTATGCAAATATTCAACCTGCGGGTTGGTTTCTTAAGAGTCATATCGACGACGGTAAGCGTCATTTAAATTTCAGCGTTTTTAATACTTACGCGGCAAAAAAGAAAGCTCATAAGCTTGAAGAGTTATGTGAAATGGTCGAATCAAAGCAGATGCCGCTGCCGTCGTATCTGTGGATCCATAGGGACGCGGTTCTAAAGGATACCGAGGCAAAGGCGTTGTGCGACTGGGCGAACCAGGAAAAGGCTAAAATACCCGAGGCGTGA
- a CDS encoding sterol desaturase family protein, whose translation MLRPTVIAIPFFALMIALEAFWSHRKGSDEYRDNKDTWGNIFMGFMSVVWGALFGLVIGSIYLFCYEISPYKFPAEAWWTWVILFFVDDFAYYIFHRVSHESRLFWNFHVVHHSSEHYNLSVAVRQSWFSGILHWIFYAPIMLLGFAPWMFAVMHGFNLIYQFWIHTKFIKTLGPLEHILNTPSHHRVHHGVNNPYLDKNYAGVLIIWDRIFGSFVSETEEPRYGIIKPINSYNPLWINTHGWFEMFEAVKRQQTFASKLRCIFASPNMDIDHQL comes from the coding sequence ATGCTGAGGCCGACAGTTATTGCCATTCCTTTTTTCGCGTTGATGATCGCTCTCGAAGCCTTTTGGTCTCACCGCAAAGGTTCGGACGAATACCGCGACAATAAAGACACGTGGGGCAATATTTTCATGGGCTTTATGAGCGTCGTTTGGGGAGCGTTGTTTGGCCTTGTAATTGGTTCAATTTATCTATTTTGCTATGAGATCTCTCCGTATAAATTCCCTGCCGAGGCATGGTGGACTTGGGTAATTTTATTCTTTGTCGATGACTTTGCGTATTACATTTTCCATCGCGTAAGCCACGAATCGCGGCTGTTTTGGAATTTCCACGTCGTCCATCATTCGAGCGAACACTACAATCTTAGTGTCGCCGTGAGACAGAGCTGGTTTTCGGGCATTCTGCATTGGATCTTTTATGCCCCGATCATGCTGCTCGGCTTTGCTCCGTGGATGTTTGCCGTGATGCACGGCTTCAATCTGATCTATCAATTTTGGATACACACAAAATTTATCAAAACACTCGGCCCACTTGAACATATCCTTAACACTCCGTCGCACCACAGAGTCCATCACGGCGTCAACAATCCGTATCTGGATAAAAATTATGCCGGTGTGCTTATAATTTGGGACAGGATTTTTGGTTCATTCGTCAGCGAGACCGAAGAACCGCGCTACGGTATCATTAAGCCGATCAATAGTTACAATCCGCTATGGATCAACACGCACGGCTGGTTTGAGATGTTTGAAGCGGTCAAGCGGCAGCAGACATTTGCATCAAAACTGCGATGCATCTTCGCATCGCCAAACATGGACATTGATCATCAATTATGA
- a CDS encoding cobalamin B12-binding domain-containing protein: MSERKIRVLVAKPGLDGHDRGAKVIARALRDAGMEVIYTGLRQTPEMIASAALQEDVDAVGISILSGAHNTLCPRIVDLLRQNGMDDTLVLVGGIVPQEDIAKLKENGVSEIFLPGTSTEDIVTFIRKNVRAQ; this comes from the coding sequence ATGAGTGAAAGAAAGATAAGAGTTTTGGTGGCAAAGCCCGGCCTCGACGGTCACGACCGCGGTGCGAAGGTAATAGCTCGTGCTTTGCGCGACGCCGGAATGGAAGTCATCTATACAGGTTTGCGTCAAACGCCCGAGATGATAGCATCCGCCGCGTTGCAGGAAGACGTTGATGCGGTCGGGATCTCAATCCTGAGCGGAGCTCACAACACGCTTTGCCCGCGCATCGTCGATCTTCTCCGTCAGAATGGAATGGACGACACTTTGGTGCTCGTCGGCGGCATCGTTCCACAAGAAGATATTGCGAAGCTCAAGGAAAACGGCGTTTCCGAAATATTTCTTCCCGGCACATCGACAGAAGACATCGTGACTTTTATTCGCAAGAACGTGCGGGCGCAATGA